From one Agathobaculum sp. NTUH-O15-33 genomic stretch:
- a CDS encoding glycyl radical protein, protein MAKKYMERIEALRQQYLDTRVDMDVYNAKYVTEGFKQTEGQPWIIQKATGYLNQCRKKDIYIQDHELLVGGVGFKPRCGILNPDSACSVIEKELDTISTRPFDPFYLSEEGKKVFREDVADYWRGKCVLDRWRIMAPEDMETLRDNGVIYIDRKAVRGYGETTPSWNRILQKGIGGIRKEAEEALAKLDDSAPGDLEKSFFYKAELMACEAVVTLAHRHADLAEKMAAECTDEARKADLLKIAEVCRWVPEHPARTFHEACQSILSYEYAIYMEQNASSYNLGRLDQYLYPYYKADKAAGILTDDDAQELLDCLWIKIAEMSLFQDEVTAQYAAGYCITVQTSCGGIDEYGNDATNELSYMMIQATMDVKFKEPNLSVTYSMSKNPDALLHKAVEAIGMGLTMPAIYSNDIGIRMMQNKGVPLSEAWDWNPCGCVETNLSGRMKQYTDIADINMGAAVELALNDGVSRTTGKRVSISTGDPTNFKTFDDFFAAVKKQIDYIVDVIVSGNQLLDYLSMHYRTVPVLSLGYEHCMESGKDYSQPGGAKYTCGGGVITVGQADIVNSLAAVKYLVYDEKKLTMRELCDALAANFEGYEDVQKLCLEAPKYGNDDERADFCVGEVFTHVIDQFEKYDTLFGKMTCGMLPVSGNTPIGEWVGALPSGRKAGTPLTDGIGATGGTDVNGPTALLKSVSHIPHARFTQGTQLNLKIAPELIKGDDGIAHGMNLLKTMCTLDVYHAQINVVDRETLIDAQEHPEQHRDLLIRVAGYTAFFVELGREVQNEIIGRTEIGSWAGKSCCGR, encoded by the coding sequence ATGGCGAAAAAGTATATGGAACGCATTGAGGCGCTGAGACAGCAGTATCTGGATACCCGGGTGGACATGGACGTCTACAACGCAAAATATGTTACCGAGGGCTTTAAGCAGACCGAGGGACAGCCGTGGATCATCCAGAAGGCGACGGGCTACCTCAACCAGTGCCGCAAGAAGGACATCTACATTCAAGACCACGAACTGCTGGTCGGCGGCGTCGGCTTCAAGCCCCGCTGCGGCATCCTGAACCCGGACAGCGCCTGCTCGGTCATCGAGAAGGAGCTGGACACCATCAGCACCCGTCCGTTCGACCCGTTCTACCTGAGCGAGGAGGGCAAGAAGGTGTTCCGCGAGGACGTAGCCGATTACTGGCGCGGCAAGTGCGTGCTCGACCGCTGGCGCATCATGGCGCCGGAAGACATGGAGACCCTGCGCGATAACGGCGTGATCTATATCGACCGCAAGGCCGTTCGCGGCTACGGCGAGACCACGCCGAGCTGGAACCGCATTCTGCAAAAGGGCATCGGCGGCATCCGCAAGGAAGCCGAGGAAGCGCTCGCGAAGCTGGACGATTCGGCGCCGGGCGATCTCGAAAAGAGCTTTTTCTACAAGGCCGAATTGATGGCGTGCGAAGCCGTCGTCACGCTGGCGCACCGCCACGCCGACCTCGCGGAGAAAATGGCGGCGGAGTGCACGGACGAAGCCCGCAAGGCCGATCTGCTCAAGATCGCCGAGGTTTGCCGTTGGGTGCCCGAGCATCCGGCCCGCACCTTCCACGAAGCTTGCCAGTCCATCCTGTCCTACGAGTACGCGATCTACATGGAGCAAAACGCTTCGTCGTACAATCTGGGCCGTCTGGACCAGTACCTCTATCCGTACTACAAGGCAGACAAGGCCGCCGGCATCCTGACCGACGACGACGCGCAGGAGCTGCTGGATTGCCTGTGGATCAAGATCGCGGAAATGAGCCTGTTCCAAGACGAAGTCACCGCGCAGTACGCGGCCGGTTACTGCATCACCGTGCAGACCAGCTGCGGCGGCATCGATGAATACGGCAACGACGCGACCAACGAGCTGTCCTACATGATGATTCAAGCCACCATGGACGTAAAGTTCAAGGAGCCCAACCTTTCGGTTACTTACAGCATGTCCAAGAACCCGGACGCGCTGCTGCACAAGGCGGTAGAAGCCATCGGCATGGGCCTGACCATGCCGGCGATCTATTCGAACGACATCGGCATCCGCATGATGCAGAACAAGGGCGTGCCGCTCTCCGAGGCTTGGGACTGGAACCCCTGCGGCTGTGTGGAGACCAACCTTTCCGGCCGCATGAAGCAGTACACGGACATCGCCGATATCAACATGGGCGCGGCGGTTGAGCTGGCGCTGAACGATGGCGTCAGCCGCACCACCGGCAAGCGCGTTTCAATCTCCACCGGCGACCCGACGAATTTCAAGACCTTTGACGATTTCTTTGCGGCGGTCAAGAAGCAGATCGATTATATCGTCGATGTAATCGTATCCGGCAACCAGCTGCTCGATTACCTGTCCATGCATTACCGCACCGTGCCGGTGCTGTCGCTGGGCTATGAGCACTGCATGGAATCCGGCAAGGATTACAGCCAGCCGGGCGGCGCCAAGTACACCTGCGGCGGCGGCGTGATCACGGTCGGTCAGGCCGATATCGTCAACTCGCTGGCCGCGGTCAAGTATCTGGTATACGACGAGAAGAAGCTGACGATGCGTGAGCTCTGCGACGCGCTGGCCGCCAACTTCGAGGGCTACGAGGACGTGCAGAAGCTGTGTCTGGAAGCGCCCAAGTACGGCAACGACGACGAGCGCGCGGACTTCTGCGTGGGCGAAGTGTTCACCCATGTTATCGACCAGTTTGAAAAGTACGACACCCTGTTCGGCAAGATGACCTGCGGCATGCTGCCTGTTTCGGGCAACACGCCGATCGGCGAATGGGTAGGCGCGCTGCCTTCCGGCCGCAAGGCGGGCACCCCGCTGACGGACGGCATCGGCGCGACCGGCGGCACCGACGTCAACGGCCCGACCGCGCTGCTCAAGTCGGTCAGCCATATCCCGCACGCGCGCTTCACGCAGGGCACGCAGCTGAACCTGAAGATCGCGCCCGAACTGATTAAGGGCGACGACGGCATCGCCCATGGCATGAACCTGCTCAAGACCATGTGCACGCTCGATGTGTACCACGCGCAGATCAACGTGGTCGACCGCGAGACGCTGATCGACGCGCAGGAGCATCCGGAGCAGCACCGCGACCTGCTCATCCGCGTGGCCGGTTACACCGCCTTCTTCGTCGAACTCGGCAGAGAAGTGCAAAACGAGATCATCGGCCGTACCGAGATCGGCAGCTGGGCCGGCAAGAGCTGCTGCGGCAGATAA
- a CDS encoding NAD/NADP-dependent octopine/nopaline dehydrogenase family protein — MDMSYLKDKPIAILGAGGVGKTMAGDCALAGKEVRMWDQPAFAKRNFVNIEKTGITLAGHQFSFFGFKRTGTAKVALATDDMAKAVKGAGIIIVATVAVAHESIFRELIPLLEDGQVIHILPDNCGTFIFRKLMREMNCTAKVIVGAWYTAPYGVRIVNRGGVTTNECKVEDRITTIRGCALPMSDNDAFMASAFYIPAFDAIIDAEGEVTISKKGEEFHHGFVVGNTVLDINLSNVNPVIHVPGALLAVSTMQNFDTVLGQDKKKYSLYAFGACPAIAEVQARFWEEEKALAAKMEVGLCTVNYEDFFSRTTMYGKEYMGPDFAVPYEENYENFWGDGPFDLENRYITEDVPVGCYLMSQLGKKYDVATPIIDAMILLASTMIKRDLIKDSKYTLDYLEIGHMTHEQLQKYLREGVYTAK, encoded by the coding sequence ATGGACATGAGTTATTTGAAAGACAAGCCGATTGCAATCTTGGGTGCCGGCGGCGTAGGTAAGACGATGGCGGGCGATTGCGCGCTGGCAGGCAAAGAGGTCCGCATGTGGGACCAGCCCGCTTTCGCAAAGAGAAACTTTGTCAACATCGAAAAGACCGGCATCACTCTGGCTGGGCATCAGTTCAGCTTCTTCGGCTTCAAGCGCACCGGCACCGCCAAGGTTGCTCTGGCGACCGATGATATGGCCAAGGCCGTCAAGGGCGCGGGCATCATCATTGTTGCCACCGTTGCTGTTGCACATGAGTCCATCTTCCGCGAGCTGATCCCGCTGCTCGAGGACGGTCAGGTCATTCACATCCTGCCCGACAACTGCGGCACCTTCATCTTCCGCAAGCTGATGCGTGAAATGAACTGCACGGCCAAGGTCATTGTCGGCGCCTGGTATACCGCTCCGTACGGCGTGCGCATCGTCAACCGCGGCGGCGTAACCACCAACGAGTGTAAGGTAGAGGACCGCATCACCACCATCCGTGGCTGTGCGCTGCCGATGAGCGACAACGACGCCTTCATGGCTTCCGCTTTCTACATTCCCGCCTTTGACGCCATCATCGACGCGGAGGGCGAAGTGACGATCAGCAAGAAGGGCGAGGAGTTCCACCACGGCTTTGTCGTGGGCAACACCGTGCTCGACATCAACCTGTCCAACGTCAACCCTGTCATTCACGTTCCCGGCGCTCTGCTGGCGGTTTCCACCATGCAGAACTTCGACACCGTTTTGGGTCAGGACAAGAAAAAGTACTCCCTGTACGCCTTTGGCGCCTGCCCGGCGATCGCCGAGGTTCAGGCCCGTTTCTGGGAGGAAGAGAAGGCTCTGGCCGCCAAGATGGAAGTCGGCCTGTGCACGGTCAACTACGAGGATTTCTTCTCCCGTACCACCATGTACGGCAAGGAATACATGGGCCCCGACTTCGCCGTTCCGTATGAAGAGAACTACGAGAACTTCTGGGGCGACGGTCCGTTCGATCTCGAAAACCGTTACATCACCGAGGACGTTCCGGTGGGCTGCTACCTGATGAGCCAGCTGGGCAAGAAGTACGACGTGGCCACCCCCATCATCGACGCGATGATCCTGCTGGCCAGCACCATGATCAAGCGCGACCTGATCAAGGACAGCAAGTACACGCTGGATTACCTCGAGATCGGCCACATGACCCACGAGCAGCTGCAAAAGTATCTGCGCGAGGGCGTATACACCGCGAAGTAA
- a CDS encoding TetR/AcrR family transcriptional regulator: protein MKSNPADRTAMDAGQPAAKRTKRQLQAMETKDKIYNAALKEINEKGFGNVSVEDITTAANVAKGTFYTHFESKEALVFYTFQCSDEIYKQAYERVKGQDFLYMVTHFVRISYTAYEKRGKGIIKAMISNYFTMPGRSFYGRDRALLQCLSEIVESGKTERVLDTAYPTERYVDILLSTMIGVEVMWCFDSQELSLADLIEEAVLVVAKGMMQ, encoded by the coding sequence ATGAAAAGCAACCCGGCGGACCGGACCGCCATGGATGCCGGGCAACCGGCCGCCAAACGAACCAAGCGCCAGCTGCAGGCAATGGAAACCAAGGATAAGATCTATAACGCCGCCTTGAAGGAGATCAACGAAAAAGGCTTTGGCAATGTCAGCGTGGAGGACATCACGACGGCGGCCAATGTTGCAAAAGGCACCTTCTATACGCATTTTGAATCGAAAGAGGCGCTTGTTTTCTATACGTTCCAATGTTCGGACGAAATTTACAAGCAGGCCTACGAGCGGGTAAAGGGACAGGATTTTCTGTACATGGTCACGCATTTCGTACGGATATCCTATACCGCGTACGAAAAACGCGGCAAGGGGATTATTAAGGCCATGATATCGAATTACTTTACCATGCCGGGGCGCAGTTTTTACGGAAGGGACCGCGCCTTGCTCCAATGCCTAAGCGAGATCGTGGAGAGCGGCAAGACGGAGCGGGTGCTCGATACGGCGTATCCGACCGAGCGGTACGTGGATATCCTTCTTTCCACCATGATCGGCGTCGAAGTCATGTGGTGCTTCGATAGTCAGGAGCTTAGCCTCGCGGATCTAATCGAGGAAGCCGTGCTTGTCGTGGCGAAGGGCATGATGCAATGA
- a CDS encoding GntR family transcriptional regulator, with the protein MRSQSEIAYQQIKDMIFRMELLPGTRIPELQISAKLSISRTPIHDALRRLAAEGLVRIGPNRGASVRCFSDEEIKEIGAIRLSQDILSAQLASYYGSASDFDQLDRMADSCEEAAARGDVYGRIRADDDFHLEIASISRNAQLIRQQYAIYQQVHLIQVSKYTDIEHSLIQIHHHKPIIAAIRGRDLDDIRTLNCEHIKDFYGIDPYLLKCFGGVADTKQ; encoded by the coding sequence ATCCGTTCACAAAGTGAAATTGCTTATCAGCAAATCAAGGATATGATTTTTCGCATGGAGCTGCTGCCCGGCACGCGGATCCCCGAACTTCAGATATCCGCCAAGCTCTCCATCAGCAGGACCCCGATCCATGACGCGCTTCGGCGTCTGGCGGCGGAGGGGTTGGTAAGAATCGGCCCCAACCGCGGCGCGTCGGTTAGATGCTTTAGCGACGAGGAGATCAAGGAGATCGGCGCGATCCGCCTGTCGCAGGATATTTTGTCGGCGCAGCTCGCGTCCTACTATGGAAGCGCGTCCGACTTCGACCAGCTCGACCGCATGGCCGACAGCTGCGAGGAGGCCGCCGCGAGGGGCGACGTTTACGGGCGTATCCGCGCGGATGATGATTTCCATTTGGAGATCGCTAGTATTTCGCGCAACGCGCAGCTGATCCGGCAGCAATACGCGATCTATCAGCAGGTCCATCTCATTCAGGTGTCCAAATACACCGATATCGAGCACAGTCTGATCCAGATCCATCATCACAAGCCGATCATAGCGGCGATTCGCGGCAGAGATCTGGACGATATCCGCACGCTGAACTGCGAGCATATCAAGGACTTTTACGGCATCGATCCGTATCTTCTCAAATGCTTTGGCGGGGTAGCCGACACAAAGCAATGA